The region AGGCCGCCTTAGACGCCGTGGAAGCGGACGGAGATGACCGGCTCGTCCTTCGACAGAGCGAGGCCCTCCCATGGCAGCGTGACCAGGACCTTCGCCAAGTGCGCGCGGGATTCCTCCAGCGTGGGCAGACCCTCGACCACCTCTCCGTCGCGCATTAGCGGCACGGTCAGCTCGCGGTGCTTCAAATTGCCGACTTCCGGCTTTTCGCTGCCGAGCGGGTAGGCAATCTCCTCGACCGCAGTTCCGGAGCGGCGGCAGGTGCGAATTGCGGCCTTCGCGCCGCCGTGGCTGTGCTTATCGCGCGAACGCTTTGCGACGGGTACGCCGTCGACCTCCACCATCTTGTAGACCAGACCGGCCGTCGGTGCCCCGGAGCCGGTGACCACGGAAGTGCCAACACCGTAGACATCCACGGGCTCGGCCCGCAGCGCCGCGATGGCGAATTCGTCCAGGTCGGAGGAGACCACGATGTTGGTGTTGTGCGCACCGAGGGAATCGAGCTGCTGGCGGACCTGGCGGGCGAGGACACCCAGGTCACCGGAGTCGATGCGGACGCCGCCCAGCTCGGGGCCTGCGACCTCGATGGCCGTGTTGACACCCTCTGTGATGTCGTAGGTGTCCACCAGGAGCACGGTGTCAATGCCGAGTGTGTCGATCTGGGCTTTAAAAGCCGCGGCCTCATTAGGAGTGCCGTCCGGGTTGGTGTGCAGCAGAGTCCACGCGTGCGCGGCGGTGCCGGAGGCCGGAATCTTGTAACGAGCCGCGGCCTCCAGGTTGCTGGTGGCGCTAAACCCCGCCAGATAGGTGGCACGAGCGGCAGACACCGCGGCCTCTTCATTGGTGCGGCGCGAGCCCATCTCAATAATCGGGCGCCCGCCGGCGGCCGTAACCATGCGGGTCGCTGCGGAGGCAATTGCGGAGTCCGAGTTGAGGATGGACAGGATAACGGTCTCCAGAATCACGCACTCCGCAAAAGTGCCGCGAACTACAAGAATCGGCGAGGCGGGAAAGTAGAGCTCGCCCTCTCGGTAGCCGTCAATCTGTCCCGTGAACTTGTAATTGCGCAGGTAGTCCAGTGTGTGCTCATCCAAAAAGTCGAGCGACGCCAGCTGCTCTTCGGTGAAGCGGAAGTTACGTACGGCCTCCAATACACGCGCGGTGCCCGCCACGACTCCGTAGCGACGCTCGTTCGGGAGTCTGCGCCCGAATACCTCGAAGGCGCACTGGCGGTGCGCAGAGCCGTCGGCGAGCGACGCCTGCAGCATGGTCAGCTCGTACTTGTCGGTCAGCAGGGCGGTGGAGGTGTACGTATCAGTCACGCGCCCAAGTCTAGTCGGGGCGGCGGATTACACGGAAGAAACGTACTATCCTGGGGCGTATGAGCATGCCAGCAGCAACACCGATGCCCACGATGGACGCCGATGTCGTCACCGAATCGAACCGACCCTGGCAGTGCATCGTGTGGGATGACCAGGTCAATTCCATGAGCTACGTCACCTACGTGTTCCAGATGCTCTTCGGCATGGACCGCAAGAAGGCCCACGCGCTAATGATGACGGTCCATACCGAGGGCAAGGCTATCGTTTCCTCAGGCGAACGCGACAAGGTCGAAGCTGACGTGAAGAAGCTGCACAAGGCCGGGCTCTGGGCCACCATGCAGCAGGCGGACTAGACAAGATAAGCGGGAGAATTTAGCTATGCGTCCATGGAAGCGTAAGAAGTCG is a window of Corynebacterium lactis RW2-5 DNA encoding:
- a CDS encoding nicotinate phosphoribosyltransferase, with the translated sequence MTDTYTSTALLTDKYELTMLQASLADGSAHRQCAFEVFGRRLPNERRYGVVAGTARVLEAVRNFRFTEEQLASLDFLDEHTLDYLRNYKFTGQIDGYREGELYFPASPILVVRGTFAECVILETVILSILNSDSAIASAATRMVTAAGGRPIIEMGSRRTNEEAAVSAARATYLAGFSATSNLEAAARYKIPASGTAAHAWTLLHTNPDGTPNEAAAFKAQIDTLGIDTVLLVDTYDITEGVNTAIEVAGPELGGVRIDSGDLGVLARQVRQQLDSLGAHNTNIVVSSDLDEFAIAALRAEPVDVYGVGTSVVTGSGAPTAGLVYKMVEVDGVPVAKRSRDKHSHGGAKAAIRTCRRSGTAVEEIAYPLGSEKPEVGNLKHRELTVPLMRDGEVVEGLPTLEESRAHLAKVLVTLPWEGLALSKDEPVISVRFHGV
- the clpS gene encoding ATP-dependent Clp protease adapter ClpS, translating into MSMPAATPMPTMDADVVTESNRPWQCIVWDDQVNSMSYVTYVFQMLFGMDRKKAHALMMTVHTEGKAIVSSGERDKVEADVKKLHKAGLWATMQQAD